In Pseudomonas sp. Leaf58, one DNA window encodes the following:
- a CDS encoding helicase HerA-like domain-containing protein has translation MSEFSTIVVGAGPDGQPVGQAMRLANRHGLVAGATGTGKTVTLQHLAEAFSDAGVAVFAADVKGDLCGLGAAGAPQGKVAERIASMPWLGHRPRAYPVSLWDIAGQSGHPLRTTLSEMGPLLLGNLLELTDSQQAALYAAFKVADREGLLLLDLKDLKALLAHLKDNPQLLGEDSALMAAASTQALLRRLATLEQQGAEALFGEPGLQLEDLLRPDADGRGRIHLLDASRLVHEAPKVYATFLLWLLAELFEQLPERGDADKPVLALFFDEAHLLFNDTPKALQDRLEQVVRLIRSKGVGVYFVTQSPGDLPDTVLAQLGLRIQHGLRAFTAKEQKSLRAVADGFRPNPAFNTLAVLTELGIGEALVGALEDKGTPAMVQRVLIAPPQSRIGPLSSVERSALIAASPLAGRYDKPVDRESAYEMLTQRKGEPVEPTPQPKADEESFADKAGEFLQSAAGQAIKSAVRQAANQLGRQLVRGLMGSLLGGKKR, from the coding sequence ATGTCGGAATTTTCGACCATCGTTGTAGGCGCAGGCCCAGATGGCCAGCCAGTCGGGCAAGCGATGAGGCTGGCAAACCGCCATGGCCTGGTGGCAGGCGCGACAGGTACTGGCAAGACGGTCACCCTGCAGCATCTGGCGGAAGCGTTCAGTGACGCAGGGGTGGCCGTGTTCGCCGCCGATGTCAAAGGCGACCTCTGTGGCCTCGGCGCTGCTGGTGCGCCCCAGGGCAAGGTGGCCGAACGCATTGCCAGCATGCCTTGGTTGGGGCACCGTCCCCGGGCCTACCCGGTGAGCCTGTGGGATATCGCCGGGCAGTCCGGCCACCCGCTGCGCACCACCCTCAGTGAAATGGGGCCGCTGCTGCTGGGCAACTTGCTGGAGCTGACCGACAGCCAGCAGGCGGCGCTGTACGCAGCGTTCAAGGTAGCCGACCGTGAAGGCCTGTTGCTGCTGGACCTCAAGGACCTCAAGGCGCTGCTTGCGCACCTGAAGGACAACCCGCAACTGCTCGGCGAAGACAGCGCGCTGATGGCCGCGGCCTCCACCCAGGCCTTGTTACGTCGGTTGGCGACCCTGGAGCAGCAGGGCGCCGAGGCGCTGTTCGGCGAGCCAGGGCTACAGCTAGAGGATCTGCTGCGGCCAGACGCGGATGGCCGTGGGCGCATCCACTTGCTGGACGCCAGCCGGTTGGTGCACGAGGCGCCCAAGGTGTACGCCACCTTCCTGTTGTGGCTGCTGGCCGAGTTGTTTGAACAGTTGCCCGAACGCGGCGATGCCGACAAGCCTGTGCTGGCGTTGTTCTTCGATGAAGCGCACTTGCTGTTCAACGATACGCCCAAGGCGTTGCAGGACCGACTAGAACAAGTGGTACGGCTAATCCGCTCCAAGGGCGTGGGGGTGTACTTTGTCACCCAGTCGCCGGGGGATTTGCCAGATACAGTGCTGGCCCAGTTGGGCTTGCGCATTCAGCATGGCCTGCGGGCATTTACTGCCAAGGAGCAGAAGTCGCTACGGGCGGTGGCCGATGGCTTCCGCCCCAACCCAGCGTTCAACACCCTGGCGGTGCTGACCGAGCTGGGTATTGGCGAGGCCTTGGTGGGGGCGCTGGAAGACAAGGGTACACCGGCCATGGTCCAGCGGGTGCTGATTGCTCCGCCGCAGTCGCGTATTGGCCCGTTGAGTAGCGTGGAGCGCAGTGCGCTGATTGCTGCTTCGCCGCTGGCGGGGCGTTATGACAAGCCGGTGGACCGTGAGTCGGCCTATGAAATGCTGACCCAGCGCAAGGGTGAACCGGTGGAGCCGACGCCGCAACCCAAGGCGGACGAGGAAAGCTTTGCTGACAAGGCGGGCGAGTTTTTGCAGAGTGCGGCGGGGCAGGCGATCAAATCGGCGGTGCGCCAAGCGGCCAACCAGTTGGGGCGGCAGTTGGTGCGGGGGTTGATGGGGTCGTTGCTGGGAGGCAAGAAAAGGTAG
- a CDS encoding methyl-accepting chemotaxis protein has translation MTNSDEQSNRTNSVAAAINELGAAAQEIAGNAAQASQHASSARLLAEEGQQVVERNIAAMNRLSDLIVTSSAHIETLNNKTVNIGQILEVITSISQQTNLLALNAAIEAARAGEAGRGFAVVADEVRNLAHRTQESAQQVQTMIEELQVGARESVETMDQSQRHSQDSVQIANQAGERLDSVTVRIGEIDGMNQSVATATEEQTAVVEAINMDINEINMLNQEGVENLQATLRACSDLEQQAGRLKHLVGSFRI, from the coding sequence ATGACCAACTCCGACGAGCAGTCCAACCGCACCAACAGCGTGGCAGCTGCCATCAACGAACTGGGCGCAGCTGCCCAGGAAATTGCCGGCAACGCCGCCCAGGCTTCGCAGCACGCAAGCTCGGCGCGCTTGCTGGCCGAAGAGGGGCAGCAGGTGGTGGAACGCAACATTGCGGCGATGAACCGCCTGTCCGACCTGATCGTCACCTCCAGCGCGCACATCGAGACGCTGAACAACAAGACCGTCAACATCGGCCAGATCCTCGAGGTGATCACCAGCATTTCCCAGCAGACCAACTTGCTGGCGCTGAACGCGGCTATCGAAGCGGCCCGTGCCGGTGAAGCCGGGCGTGGTTTTGCCGTGGTCGCCGATGAAGTACGCAACCTGGCCCACCGCACCCAGGAGTCAGCGCAGCAAGTGCAGACCATGATCGAAGAATTGCAGGTCGGCGCCCGCGAGTCGGTCGAGACCATGGACCAAAGCCAGCGCCACAGCCAGGACAGCGTGCAGATCGCCAACCAGGCTGGCGAGCGCCTGGACAGCGTTACCGTGCGCATTGGCGAAATCGACGGCATGAACCAGTCGGTGGCCACCGCCACCGAAGAGCAAACCGCCGTGGTCGAGGCGATCAACATGGATATCAACGAGATCAACATGCTCAACCAGGAAGGGGTAGAGAACCTGCAGGCCACCCTGCGCGCGTGCTCGGACCTGGAGCAGCAGGCCGGCCGCTTGAAGCACCTGGTAGGCAGCTTCCGCATCTAA
- a CDS encoding glycosyltransferase family 1 protein encodes MLIVHIADITMFYAPASGGVRTYLDAKHHRLGALQGVRHSLLIPGASAQHADGIYQVPAPPLPFGNGYRFPVRLAPWCNVLRRLKPDLIEVGDPYLTAWAALEARRQLDVPVIGFYHSDLPLLVSNRMGNWFTPNVEAYVSKLYGNFDRVLAPSQVMADKLRRLGVRDVHVQRLGVDLNTFHPSQRDPHLRAELGIADTSRLLIYAGRGSREKNLPVLLDCMQQLGRPYHLLLVGSNMPANVPPNVSVINHFCPAQEVARLMASADLLVHAGDQETFGLVILEAMASATPVVAVRAGAFGEIVNEQCGRLCRPNDGQAMAMAVRETFEAGVRKLGAQARRHAEQHYSWDHVVAGLLQHYQAVLGHQPTVRAHG; translated from the coding sequence ATGCTGATCGTGCACATCGCCGACATCACCATGTTCTACGCCCCCGCAAGTGGTGGCGTACGTACTTATCTTGATGCCAAACACCACCGCCTCGGCGCCCTCCAGGGCGTCCGCCACAGCCTGCTGATACCTGGTGCCAGCGCACAACACGCCGACGGCATCTACCAAGTGCCTGCACCGCCCCTGCCGTTCGGCAACGGCTACCGTTTCCCGGTGCGCCTGGCCCCTTGGTGCAATGTGCTGCGCAGGCTCAAGCCCGACTTGATCGAGGTAGGCGACCCCTACCTGACCGCCTGGGCAGCGCTGGAGGCGCGGCGCCAGCTCGATGTGCCGGTGATCGGCTTCTACCACTCCGACCTGCCGTTGCTGGTCAGCAACCGCATGGGCAACTGGTTTACCCCCAATGTCGAGGCCTACGTCAGCAAGCTGTACGGCAATTTCGACCGGGTCCTGGCACCCAGCCAGGTCATGGCCGACAAGTTGCGCCGGCTGGGGGTGCGTGACGTGCATGTACAGCGCCTGGGTGTCGACCTGAACACCTTCCACCCCAGCCAACGTGACCCGCACCTGCGTGCCGAACTGGGCATCGCCGACACCAGCCGCCTGCTGATCTACGCCGGCCGAGGCTCGCGGGAAAAAAACCTGCCGGTGCTGCTCGACTGCATGCAGCAGCTCGGGCGCCCCTACCACCTGTTACTGGTGGGCTCGAACATGCCGGCCAACGTGCCGCCGAACGTCAGCGTGATCAATCACTTCTGCCCGGCACAGGAGGTCGCCAGGTTGATGGCCAGCGCCGACCTGCTGGTGCATGCCGGCGACCAGGAGACCTTTGGCCTGGTCATTCTCGAAGCAATGGCCAGCGCCACCCCGGTGGTGGCCGTGCGTGCCGGCGCGTTCGGCGAAATCGTCAACGAACAATGCGGGCGCCTGTGCCGGCCAAACGATGGCCAGGCCATGGCGATGGCCGTGCGCGAAACGTTCGAAGCAGGGGTGCGCAAACTCGGCGCACAGGCGCGCCGGCATGCCGAGCAGCATTATTCGTGGGACCATGTGGTAGCCGGCTTGCTGCAGCACTACCAGGCCGTGCTCGGCCACCAGCCGACGGTACGCGCCCATGGCTGA
- a CDS encoding DUF2334 domain-containing protein, which produces MAEPLPEPLPPSPSLMLVLHDVAPETWPDYQPFVQAIDAIGGVPMTWLVVPNFHQRNPLLRSPSFCRLLDRRLAQGDELALHGYYHADNGPPPRTPGDYFMRRIYTHEGEFYALDQQQALQRLENGLALFNRQGWPVAGFVAPAWLMSEGTRQALRQLPLRYTSTPQHLYRLPDFTAIEAPGLVWSARSAWRRGLSRVLCDWQCRRWHNADTLRLGLHPVDMRHRASRDYWLTTLRGLLAQGREPLTKSAWLARQVRA; this is translated from the coding sequence ATGGCTGAGCCCTTGCCAGAGCCATTGCCGCCATCACCCAGCCTGATGCTGGTACTGCATGATGTGGCGCCCGAGACCTGGCCCGACTACCAGCCCTTCGTCCAGGCCATAGACGCCATTGGTGGTGTGCCCATGACTTGGCTGGTGGTACCGAACTTTCACCAGCGCAATCCGCTACTGCGCTCGCCCAGCTTCTGTCGCCTGCTCGATCGGCGCCTGGCACAGGGTGACGAGCTGGCCCTGCACGGTTACTACCATGCCGACAACGGCCCGCCACCGCGCACACCCGGCGATTACTTCATGCGCCGCATCTACACCCACGAAGGCGAGTTCTACGCCCTTGACCAGCAGCAAGCCCTGCAACGCCTGGAAAACGGCCTGGCCCTGTTCAACCGTCAGGGCTGGCCAGTGGCCGGCTTCGTCGCGCCGGCCTGGCTGATGAGCGAAGGCACCCGCCAAGCCCTGCGCCAGCTGCCCCTGCGTTACACCAGCACGCCGCAGCACCTGTACCGCTTGCCGGACTTCACCGCGATCGAGGCCCCGGGGCTGGTCTGGAGTGCGCGCAGCGCCTGGCGCCGCGGGTTGTCGCGGGTGCTATGCGACTGGCAATGCCGACGCTGGCACAACGCCGATACCCTGCGCTTGGGCCTGCACCCGGTAGACATGCGCCACCGCGCGTCCCGCGACTACTGGCTGACCACCTTGCGCGGCCTGCTGGCGCAGGGCCGTGAGCCCCTGACCAAATCGGCCTGGCTGGCCCGCCAGGTCCGCGCATGA
- a CDS encoding lysylphosphatidylglycerol synthase transmembrane domain-containing protein — MNRLAWLGLALLGAVLVPALLGGSELLPRLQRFDLGLMLTLLGMILLCWVINALRLRLLLGQQGARLGHLRSLGVVMATEFAICTTPGGSGGPLTLMALLARERIGPARSGAVFAMDQLNDLLFFFCAMLAIAGYALFHGLGRSQESMLLGSALLLCTALAGLLALLRYRRTVMRVNGRLLRRLGMNQARRRRWARKLLHFIDALVQTWRLPKRTLTVVFTLTCAHWGLRYSVLYLVLQGLGVDLAWIPSFLVQMLSLSAGQLSLLPGGAGATELTSASLLTPLVGSSTAAAAILIWRAVTYYFYLLAGGPVFVCLLARPLLERWRRQAG, encoded by the coding sequence ATGAACCGCCTGGCCTGGCTCGGCCTGGCACTGCTTGGCGCGGTGCTGGTGCCGGCCTTGCTAGGTGGCAGCGAGCTGTTACCGAGGTTGCAGCGCTTCGACCTCGGCCTGATGCTGACCCTGCTGGGCATGATCCTGCTGTGCTGGGTCATCAACGCGCTACGCCTGCGCCTGTTGCTCGGCCAGCAAGGTGCGAGGCTTGGGCACCTGCGCAGCCTGGGCGTGGTAATGGCCACCGAGTTCGCCATCTGCACCACCCCCGGCGGCAGCGGCGGCCCCTTGACCCTGATGGCCCTACTGGCACGCGAACGCATCGGCCCGGCGCGCAGTGGCGCCGTGTTCGCCATGGACCAGCTGAACGACCTGCTGTTCTTTTTCTGCGCAATGTTGGCAATTGCCGGCTACGCGCTGTTCCACGGCCTGGGCCGCAGCCAGGAAAGCATGTTGCTGGGCAGTGCATTGCTACTGTGCACGGCGCTGGCTGGGCTGCTTGCGCTACTGCGCTACCGGCGCACGGTGATGCGCGTGAATGGCCGGTTGCTGCGGCGCCTAGGCATGAACCAGGCGCGCAGGCGCCGCTGGGCGCGTAAACTGCTGCACTTCATTGACGCCCTGGTGCAAACCTGGCGCTTGCCCAAACGTACGCTGACCGTGGTGTTCACCCTGACCTGCGCGCACTGGGGCCTGCGCTACAGCGTGTTGTACCTGGTGTTGCAAGGGCTGGGGGTGGATCTGGCGTGGATCCCCAGCTTTTTAGTGCAGATGCTGTCGCTCAGTGCTGGCCAGCTGAGCCTGCTACCGGGGGGCGCTGGCGCCACCGAGCTGACCTCGGCCAGCCTGCTGACGCCGCTGGTGGGTAGTTCGACAGCCGCTGCAGCGATCCTGATATGGCGAGCGGTCACTTACTACTTTTATCTGCTGGCGGGAGGGCCGGTATTTGTGTGCCTGCTGGCGCGTCCATTGCTGGAGCGCTGGCGGCGTCAGGCGGGTTAA
- the purU gene encoding formyltetrahydrofolate deformylase, with the protein MRTFRLVIACPDRVGIVAKVSNFLALYNGWINEASHHSDEHSGWFFMRHEIRAESLPFGIEAFREAFAPIAEEFSMTWRITDSAQKKRVVLMASRESHCLADLLHRWHTDELDCEIPCVISNHNDLRSMVEWHGIPFFHVAVDPKDKAPAFAEVSRLVQEHAADVVVLARYMQILPPQLCQDYAEKVINIHHSFLPSFVGAKPYHQAALRGVKLIGATCHYVTEELDAGPIIEQDVVRVSHADSIEDMVRFGRDVEKMVLARGLRYHLEDRVLVHGNKTVVFD; encoded by the coding sequence ATGCGCACCTTCCGTCTGGTGATCGCCTGCCCCGACCGTGTTGGCATCGTGGCGAAAGTCAGTAATTTCCTGGCCTTGTACAATGGTTGGATCAACGAAGCCAGCCACCACTCCGATGAGCACAGTGGTTGGTTCTTCATGCGCCATGAAATCCGCGCTGAGTCGCTGCCGTTCGGTATCGAAGCCTTCCGTGAAGCGTTTGCGCCAATCGCCGAAGAGTTCTCCATGACCTGGCGCATTACCGACTCTGCGCAGAAAAAGCGCGTGGTGCTGATGGCCAGCCGCGAGTCGCACTGCCTGGCCGACCTGCTGCACCGCTGGCACACCGACGAGTTGGACTGCGAGATCCCTTGCGTGATCTCCAACCACAACGACCTGCGCAGCATGGTCGAGTGGCACGGTATTCCGTTCTTCCATGTAGCGGTCGACCCCAAGGACAAGGCCCCGGCCTTTGCCGAGGTGTCGCGCCTGGTCCAGGAGCACGCTGCCGACGTGGTGGTACTGGCCCGCTACATGCAAATCCTGCCGCCGCAACTGTGCCAGGACTACGCCGAAAAGGTGATCAACATCCACCACAGCTTCCTGCCATCGTTCGTCGGTGCCAAGCCGTATCACCAGGCCGCCCTGCGCGGCGTGAAGCTGATCGGCGCGACGTGCCACTACGTTACCGAAGAGCTGGACGCCGGCCCGATCATCGAGCAGGACGTGGTGCGGGTCAGCCATGCCGACAGCATCGAGGACATGGTCCGCTTTGGTCGTGATGTGGAGAAGATGGTGCTGGCCCGCGGCCTGCGTTATCACCTGGAAGACCGCGTGCTGGTGCACGGCAACAAGACTGTGGTGTTTGACTGA
- the mvaT gene encoding histone-like nucleoid-structuring protein MvaT — protein sequence MSLINEYRATEEAIKELQARLANLSQDDKLKKELEFEGKLRTLMGEYSKSLRDVIALLDPESKLSKAPRGALKPTVTKRARKVKQYKNPHNNEVIETKGGNHKTLKEWKAKWGGDVVESWATLLD from the coding sequence ATGTCCCTGATCAACGAGTACCGCGCTACCGAAGAAGCTATCAAGGAACTTCAAGCTCGCCTGGCCAACCTGTCTCAGGATGACAAGCTGAAGAAAGAACTGGAGTTCGAAGGCAAACTGCGCACCCTGATGGGCGAGTACTCCAAGTCGCTGCGCGACGTGATTGCACTGCTCGACCCAGAGTCGAAACTGAGCAAAGCACCGCGTGGCGCGCTGAAGCCTACCGTCACCAAGCGTGCGCGCAAGGTCAAGCAATACAAGAACCCGCACAATAATGAAGTGATCGAAACCAAAGGCGGCAACCACAAGACCCTGAAAGAGTGGAAAGCCAAGTGGGGTGGCGATGTGGTTGAGAGCTGGGCGACCCTGCTGGACTGA
- the sbcB gene encoding exodeoxyribonuclease I, producing MTSSIFWHDYETTGINPRCDRPLQVAGVRTDFDLNEIDEPISLYCRPSDDILPHPAACLVTGITPQQLAEQGLGEAEFMTRVHEQLARPGTCGAGYNTLRFDDEVTRYSLYRNFFDPYAREWQGGNSRWDLIDIVRTAYALRPDGIEWPQQDGRTSLRLELLSKANGIDHGHAHEALSDVRATIALARLIRQKQPKLYDWLFQLRSKHKVMEQIRLLQPLVHISGRFSAARNYLGVVLPLAWHPRNRNALIVCDLHQETLPLLRESAEVLRQRLYTRHEALAEGELPVPLKLVQINRCPVLAPLSVLRPVDQQRLGLDLTLLQLRGEELAKQQGQWQDKLEHIYAKEDFVPSEDPEQQLYDGFLGDRDRRLCEQVRAVEPAQLGSGHWMFDDPRMPELLFRYRARNFPDTLSSEERQRWFAFCQQRLSDPQWGAPNTLGDFEQARQQAWAGADEAGRRVLEAWQAHARQLQAQFAIG from the coding sequence GTGACCTCCAGCATTTTCTGGCACGACTACGAAACTACCGGCATCAACCCGCGCTGCGACCGGCCGCTGCAGGTGGCCGGTGTGCGCACCGACTTCGACCTCAACGAAATCGACGAGCCGATCAGCCTTTATTGCCGCCCCTCCGACGACATCCTGCCGCACCCGGCTGCCTGCCTGGTGACCGGCATCACCCCGCAGCAGTTGGCCGAGCAGGGGCTGGGCGAAGCCGAATTCATGACCCGAGTGCATGAGCAATTGGCCCGCCCAGGCACCTGTGGCGCTGGCTACAACACCCTGCGCTTCGACGACGAGGTAACCCGCTACAGCCTGTACCGCAACTTTTTTGACCCGTATGCCCGTGAGTGGCAGGGCGGCAACAGCCGCTGGGACCTGATCGATATCGTGCGCACGGCCTATGCCTTGCGCCCTGACGGTATTGAGTGGCCGCAACAGGATGGGCGCACCAGCCTGCGCTTGGAGCTGCTGAGCAAAGCCAATGGCATCGACCATGGGCATGCTCACGAAGCGCTTTCCGACGTACGGGCGACCATCGCCCTGGCGCGCTTGATTCGGCAGAAACAGCCCAAGTTGTATGACTGGCTGTTCCAGTTACGCAGCAAGCATAAAGTGATGGAGCAGATCCGTTTGTTGCAGCCGCTGGTGCATATATCAGGGCGCTTTTCGGCGGCGCGTAATTACCTGGGCGTGGTATTGCCACTGGCTTGGCACCCGCGCAATCGCAACGCACTGATTGTCTGCGACCTGCATCAGGAAACCCTACCGTTACTACGGGAAAGTGCTGAAGTTCTGCGCCAGCGCTTGTATACCCGCCATGAAGCATTGGCCGAAGGTGAATTACCTGTGCCGCTCAAACTGGTACAGATCAATCGCTGCCCGGTATTGGCGCCGCTGTCAGTATTGCGCCCGGTCGATCAACAACGGTTGGGCCTGGACTTGACGTTGTTACAATTGCGCGGTGAAGAACTGGCCAAGCAACAGGGGCAATGGCAAGACAAGCTGGAACACATCTACGCAAAGGAGGACTTCGTTCCCAGTGAAGACCCGGAACAGCAGTTGTATGACGGTTTTCTGGGGGACCGTGACCGCCGCTTATGCGAGCAAGTTCGCGCAGTGGAACCGGCGCAGTTGGGCAGTGGCCACTGGATGTTCGATGACCCGCGCATGCCCGAACTATTGTTCCGCTATCGGGCGCGCAACTTCCCCGACACCTTGAGCAGCGAAGAGCGACAACGCTGGTTTGCCTTCTGCCAGCAGCGCCTGAGCGACCCGCAGTGGGGCGCGCCGAATACCCTGGGTGACTTCGAGCAGGCGCGGCAGCAGGCCTGGGCGGGCGCTGACGAGGCGGGGCGGCGTGTGCTGGAGGCCTGGCAGGCGCATGCCAGGCAATTGCAGGCACAGTTTGCAATTGGCTGA
- a CDS encoding PilZ domain-containing protein, producing the protein MFNKRHIERHQLPCILKVFNRFTDQAIGQLGNASEDGLMVISQLPVLVGPDYELQLRLPLAGGGYQFVNLTASCLWCREDQTPGHYDSGFMLLQAPREYDEFVRSLRDYFSFLPANASV; encoded by the coding sequence ATGTTCAACAAGCGCCATATCGAACGTCATCAACTGCCTTGCATCCTCAAGGTATTCAACCGCTTTACCGACCAGGCGATCGGCCAGTTGGGTAATGCCTCCGAAGACGGGTTGATGGTAATCAGCCAGCTGCCGGTGCTGGTAGGGCCCGATTACGAGCTGCAATTGCGCTTGCCGCTGGCCGGCGGTGGGTACCAGTTCGTCAACCTGACCGCCAGTTGCCTGTGGTGCCGCGAGGACCAGACGCCCGGGCACTACGATTCGGGCTTCATGCTCCTACAGGCACCCCGTGAGTACGACGAATTCGTCCGTTCGTTGCGCGATTATTTCAGTTTTCTTCCGGCCAACGCTTCGGTCTGA